In Rubrivirga marina, the following are encoded in one genomic region:
- a CDS encoding LexA family protein, producing MSRRQLTQKQHAFLEYLRDHVDQHKVWPTYREIADHFEYRSPNSVTQNLQALSRKGFLQRGRNGYALVEQTARDGSIRVRGALRGGRIEPAPSDRLSLTSLFPDLSGFHALELDAGTDRTGELGDARYVFVAEGDVAEGDTAVVIDGGRLSIGLAADLTPDAEVLGRYAGHAGPYGIVRADATTSASA from the coding sequence ATGAGCCGCCGCCAGCTGACTCAGAAGCAGCACGCCTTCCTCGAGTACCTCCGCGACCACGTCGACCAGCACAAGGTCTGGCCGACGTACCGCGAGATCGCCGACCACTTCGAGTACCGCTCGCCGAACTCGGTCACGCAGAACCTCCAGGCCCTCTCGCGAAAGGGGTTCCTCCAGCGCGGCCGCAACGGCTACGCCCTCGTCGAGCAGACGGCCCGCGACGGCTCGATCCGCGTGCGCGGCGCGCTCCGAGGAGGCCGCATCGAACCGGCCCCCTCCGATCGGCTCTCGCTGACGTCGCTCTTTCCGGACCTCAGCGGCTTCCACGCGCTCGAACTCGATGCCGGGACCGACCGGACCGGAGAGCTCGGCGACGCGCGTTACGTGTTCGTGGCGGAGGGCGACGTGGCGGAGGGCGACACGGCCGTCGTCATCGACGGCGGGCGGCTGTCGATCGGGCTCGCGGCCGACCTCACCCCGGACGCCGAGGTCCTCGGGCGCTACGCCGGGCACGCCGGGCCCTACGGCATCGTCCGGGCGGACGCCACGACGAGCGCCAGCGCCTGA
- the recO gene encoding DNA repair protein RecO, which yields MIVRTDAVVLHAFDYGETSRIVRLLTRPHGVIGVIARGARRPTSTFGSTLQPMSYLQAVYYHRAGRGLQTLKETSHVVRFRRLTSDIDRVTLGLRVLEVTRAVIEEGEAHPLALDLVVRTLEHLDEAEANAANAVPWFQLHLAALLGFAPDVRREDVEALGDDGGRLLLQSGTVLPAGAEASAIGLAASADGVPASRAALRAFAILARTGLDTAGRMRLAPDVRREVEGLVDAFARVHFETTYPERVRGVADQLDAALGRNEDM from the coding sequence ATGATCGTCCGCACCGACGCCGTCGTCCTCCACGCCTTCGACTACGGCGAGACCAGCCGGATCGTCCGCCTCCTGACACGGCCGCACGGCGTGATCGGCGTGATCGCGCGCGGCGCGCGCCGGCCGACGAGCACGTTCGGCTCGACGCTCCAGCCGATGTCGTATCTCCAGGCCGTGTACTACCACCGGGCAGGGCGGGGCCTCCAGACCTTGAAGGAGACGTCGCACGTGGTTCGGTTCAGGCGGCTCACGTCGGACATCGACCGGGTCACGCTCGGGCTCCGCGTGCTGGAGGTCACGCGGGCGGTCATCGAGGAGGGCGAGGCGCATCCCCTCGCGCTCGACCTCGTCGTCCGCACGCTCGAGCACCTCGACGAGGCCGAGGCCAACGCCGCCAACGCGGTCCCGTGGTTCCAGCTCCACCTGGCGGCCCTCCTCGGGTTCGCGCCCGACGTCCGACGGGAGGACGTCGAGGCCCTCGGCGACGACGGCGGGCGGCTCCTGCTCCAGAGCGGGACCGTCCTCCCCGCCGGCGCCGAGGCGAGCGCGATCGGCCTGGCGGCCTCGGCCGACGGGGTCCCGGCGAGCCGGGCCGCACTCCGGGCGTTCGCGATCCTCGCGCGGACTGGGCTCGACACGGCCGGTCGGATGCGGCTCGCACCCGACGTCCGCCGCGAGGTCGAGGGCCTCGTCGACGCGTTCGCCCGCGTCCACTTCGAGACGACGTACCCCGAGCGCGTCCGCGGGGTGGCCGACCAACTCGACGCCGCGTTGGGGCGGAACGAGGATATGTGA
- a CDS encoding ComEA family DNA-binding protein, producing MTWLYRLRTRLGLSEVEATAALTLLLALLGGTVARHLQATSAPIPADFYAASDAAFATAAADTTREAAPAVPLALAAMPEAPASAAPAADSTAAEIADAAVERAAAPRRSGKPPPAPTNLNTASAQELQRLPRIGPALAGRIVEHRRTHGPFRTPEQITEVKGIGEKTLERMRPWIRL from the coding sequence ATGACCTGGCTCTACCGCCTTCGGACGCGCCTCGGCCTCTCGGAGGTCGAGGCGACCGCCGCGCTCACCCTGCTCCTCGCCCTCCTCGGCGGGACCGTCGCCCGGCACCTCCAGGCGACTTCGGCACCGATCCCCGCCGACTTCTACGCGGCCTCCGATGCCGCCTTCGCCACGGCCGCGGCCGATACCACGCGCGAGGCCGCGCCCGCGGTCCCGCTGGCTCTCGCCGCGATGCCGGAGGCGCCCGCCTCGGCGGCTCCAGCGGCGGACTCGACCGCCGCCGAGATCGCGGACGCCGCCGTCGAGCGGGCCGCCGCGCCGCGCCGGTCCGGCAAGCCGCCGCCGGCCCCGACGAACCTCAACACAGCCTCCGCCCAGGAACTCCAGCGGCTCCCCCGGATCGGGCCGGCGCTGGCGGGTCGGATCGTCGAGCACCGCCGGACGCACGGGCCGTTCCGCACGCCCGAGCAGATCACCGAGGTCAAGGGGATCGGCGAGAAGACGCTCGAGCGGATGCGCCCCTGGATCCGGCTCTAA
- a CDS encoding NUDIX domain-containing protein, with protein sequence MPVLSLHAVDVYPYRRAAGGTEWLIARRAAGHAYAGSWRMIGGKIDGDEPAWRTALRELAEETGWRLGRGLLQLWALPSVNAHYDWAADRVVLAPAFAAEVEGEPVLDDEHDMAAWLPAEAAADRLVWPEQARLLRLAASLAESDRPAEWTVSALGAEGREEVPTA encoded by the coding sequence GTGCCCGTCCTCTCGCTCCACGCCGTCGACGTTTACCCGTACCGGAGAGCAGCCGGTGGGACCGAGTGGCTGATCGCGCGCCGCGCGGCCGGCCACGCCTACGCGGGCTCCTGGCGCATGATCGGCGGGAAGATCGACGGCGACGAGCCGGCGTGGCGAACGGCGCTCCGCGAGCTCGCGGAGGAGACGGGCTGGCGGCTCGGCCGCGGACTCCTCCAACTCTGGGCCCTCCCCTCCGTCAACGCCCACTACGACTGGGCGGCCGACCGCGTCGTTCTCGCTCCGGCCTTCGCCGCCGAGGTCGAGGGCGAGCCGGTGCTCGACGACGAGCACGACATGGCGGCGTGGCTCCCCGCCGAGGCCGCGGCCGACCGGCTGGTGTGGCCCGAGCAGGCTCGCCTCCTCCGCCTTGCCGCGTCCCTCGCTGAGAGCGACCGTCCGGCCGAGTGGACGGTTTCGGCGTTGGGGGCCGAGGGCCGAGAAGAGGTCCCGACCGCGTAG
- a CDS encoding DUF2256 domain-containing protein, translating into MAHRKPHLPTKTCPVCGRPFAWRKKWARDWDAVVYCSERCRRSRRARSGPEAGGASPPAASRTRPRSSG; encoded by the coding sequence ATGGCCCACCGGAAGCCTCACCTCCCGACGAAGACGTGTCCCGTCTGCGGGCGGCCGTTCGCCTGGCGCAAGAAGTGGGCGCGCGACTGGGACGCCGTCGTGTACTGCTCCGAGCGGTGCCGGCGGTCGCGCCGTGCCCGGAGCGGGCCCGAGGCGGGAGGGGCTAGTCCACCCGCCGCATCGAGAACTCGTCCTCGTTCGTCGGGCTGA
- a CDS encoding LytR C-terminal domain-containing protein, which yields MAESRLSDGLLNAALVVGAVVVLVLLYGFATRAFTPRTVPDREEADHSRIQVEVRNGAGVDGLAAQTTAFLRRRGFDVVELGNGAFQDTTTVLVRSGTALDARHVAQALGLGVERVVTGGPTTDYSLDVTVTVGADYRALASYESSD from the coding sequence TTGGCTGAGTCCCGCCTGAGCGACGGCCTACTGAACGCGGCCCTCGTCGTGGGGGCGGTGGTGGTGCTCGTCCTGCTCTACGGGTTCGCCACGCGCGCCTTCACGCCGCGGACCGTGCCCGACCGCGAGGAGGCCGATCACTCCCGGATCCAAGTCGAGGTCCGCAACGGGGCCGGCGTCGACGGGCTGGCGGCGCAGACGACGGCCTTCCTCCGGCGCCGCGGGTTCGACGTCGTCGAGCTGGGGAACGGCGCCTTCCAAGACACCACGACGGTCCTCGTGCGTTCGGGCACGGCCCTCGACGCGCGCCACGTGGCCCAGGCCCTCGGCCTCGGCGTCGAGCGCGTCGTGACCGGCGGCCCGACGACCGATTACTCCCTCGACGTCACCGTCACCGTCGGCGCCGACTACCGCGCGCTGGCCTCGTACGAATCCTCCGACTGA